Proteins from a genomic interval of Desulfovibrio piger:
- a CDS encoding lactate utilization protein, whose product MAPEEIQDLVQDFTAKATAVNAVVQELPNMAAVLQYVVDVCENKAPCELMADEDVEKGPNGPNGVPTRVQRIVAAPVLNDEDFATLEAACKEKGFLCIREGLRNHLAGIDVGLTSAEMGVSSSATCLVNTDNENARLAGMISEIHVLLLAKSKLVRTLPEIAGRMRELLMANPKGGNYTTLISGPSRTADIERVAAVGVHGPLELHIILLED is encoded by the coding sequence ATGGCCCCTGAAGAAATCCAGGATCTTGTTCAGGACTTCACCGCCAAAGCCACGGCCGTCAACGCCGTGGTGCAGGAGCTGCCCAACATGGCCGCCGTGCTGCAGTACGTGGTGGACGTGTGCGAAAACAAAGCCCCGTGCGAACTGATGGCGGACGAGGACGTGGAAAAGGGCCCCAACGGCCCCAACGGTGTGCCCACCCGCGTGCAGCGCATCGTGGCCGCTCCTGTCCTGAACGACGAAGACTTCGCCACCCTGGAAGCCGCCTGCAAGGAAAAGGGCTTCCTGTGCATCCGTGAAGGTCTGCGCAACCATCTGGCCGGTATCGACGTGGGGCTGACCTCCGCCGAGATGGGCGTGTCTTCCAGTGCCACCTGTCTGGTGAACACCGACAACGAAAATGCCCGTCTGGCCGGTATGATCAGCGAGATCCATGTGCTGCTGCTGGCCAAGTCCAAGCTGGTGCGCACTCTGCCCGAGATCGCCGGTCGCATGCGTGAGCTGCTCATGGCCAACCCCAAGGGCGGCAACTACACGACCCTGATCAGCGGCCCCAGCCGTACCGCCGATATCGAGCGCGTGGCCGCCGTGGGCGTTCATGGCCCGCTGGAATTGCATATCATTCTTCTGGAGGACTAA
- the ldhH gene encoding L-lactate dehydrogenase (quinone) large subunit LdhH, which yields MSHTAPKTLSDYRKDIDSALEDSFLRRTLDTFAVAYRANREAVFKEVDERGLIKQIADAKDDACKHMEELYEQFRRVAEERGVHVHRAATAEDANRIIASIARENNVKRVIKSKSMTAEEIQLNPYLEKEGFIVDETDLGEWIIQLRHEGPSHMVMPAIHLSRYQVADDFTKETGVKQDAEDIQRLVKVARVQLRRKFINGDMGISGCNFAVAEMGAVSTVTNEGNGRMVTTLPRVHVAIAGLDKLVPNLEVALTALQVLPRNATAQRLTAYATFMAGAGECGACEDNKKVMHVVFLDNGRTEIARDPLFSQIFRCVRCGACANVCPVFRLVGGHKMGYIYIGAIGLILTYFFHGKDKAKVLCQNCVGCESCKNVCAGGIDLPRLIREIRSRLTDEQGGGVEGTLMAAVMKNRKMFHSLLKFASYAQKPFTGGTQFQRHLPAMFLGKHGFKALPAIANEAFRDRWAKIAPRVATPRYRVAIFGGCAQDFIYPEQLEACVKVLGARGVAVEYPMAQTCCGLPLEMMGQRKTSVDVAKQNLEAFDASKYDAIITLCASCASHLKHVYPHILEGKADAARVQLFSDKVTDYSSFVHDVLGLTEKDFNNSGEKVTYHASCHICRGLGVTKAPRDLIADAATYVPCAEEDVCCGFGGTYSMKFPEISGTLLAKKLKHIEETGASRVVMDCPGCVMQLRGGVEKQGMKVKVSHIAELVAENLKK from the coding sequence ATGAGCCACACCGCACCCAAAACCCTTTCGGATTACCGCAAGGATATTGATTCCGCCCTTGAGGACAGCTTTCTGCGCCGTACCCTCGACACCTTTGCCGTGGCCTACCGCGCCAACCGTGAAGCTGTGTTCAAGGAAGTGGACGAACGAGGCCTGATCAAACAGATCGCCGACGCCAAGGACGACGCCTGCAAGCACATGGAAGAACTGTACGAACAGTTCCGCCGTGTGGCCGAAGAGCGCGGCGTGCATGTGCACCGTGCCGCCACTGCCGAGGATGCCAACCGCATCATCGCCAGCATCGCCCGCGAGAACAACGTCAAGCGCGTCATCAAGTCCAAGTCCATGACCGCTGAAGAAATCCAGCTGAACCCCTACCTGGAAAAGGAAGGGTTCATCGTGGACGAGACCGACCTTGGTGAATGGATCATCCAGCTGCGCCACGAAGGTCCCTCGCACATGGTCATGCCCGCCATCCACCTGTCCCGCTATCAGGTGGCCGACGACTTCACCAAGGAGACCGGCGTCAAGCAGGATGCCGAAGACATCCAGCGCCTGGTGAAGGTGGCCCGCGTGCAGCTGCGCCGCAAGTTCATCAACGGCGACATGGGCATCTCCGGCTGCAACTTCGCCGTGGCCGAAATGGGCGCCGTCAGCACCGTGACCAACGAGGGCAACGGCCGCATGGTCACCACCCTGCCTCGCGTCCATGTGGCCATCGCCGGCCTGGACAAGCTGGTGCCCAACCTGGAAGTGGCCCTGACCGCCCTGCAGGTGCTGCCCCGTAACGCTACGGCCCAGCGCCTGACCGCGTACGCCACCTTCATGGCCGGTGCCGGCGAATGCGGCGCCTGTGAGGACAACAAGAAGGTCATGCACGTGGTCTTCCTGGACAACGGCCGTACCGAGATCGCCCGTGATCCGCTGTTCTCCCAGATCTTCCGCTGCGTGCGCTGCGGCGCCTGCGCCAACGTCTGCCCCGTGTTCCGTCTGGTGGGCGGCCACAAGATGGGCTACATCTACATCGGCGCCATCGGCCTGATCCTGACCTACTTCTTCCATGGCAAGGACAAGGCCAAGGTGCTGTGCCAGAACTGCGTGGGCTGCGAATCCTGCAAGAACGTCTGCGCCGGCGGCATCGACCTGCCCCGCCTGATCCGCGAGATCCGCTCCCGCCTGACCGACGAGCAGGGCGGTGGTGTGGAAGGCACCCTGATGGCTGCTGTGATGAAGAACCGCAAGATGTTCCACAGCCTGCTCAAGTTCGCCTCCTACGCCCAGAAGCCCTTCACCGGCGGCACCCAGTTCCAGCGCCACCTGCCTGCCATGTTCCTTGGCAAGCACGGCTTCAAGGCCCTGCCCGCCATCGCCAACGAAGCCTTCCGTGACCGCTGGGCCAAGATCGCCCCGCGCGTGGCCACCCCGCGTTACCGTGTGGCCATCTTCGGCGGCTGCGCCCAGGACTTCATCTATCCCGAACAGCTGGAAGCCTGCGTCAAGGTGCTGGGCGCCCGCGGCGTGGCCGTGGAATACCCCATGGCCCAGACCTGCTGCGGCCTGCCTCTGGAAATGATGGGTCAGCGCAAGACCTCCGTGGATGTGGCCAAGCAGAACCTGGAAGCCTTCGACGCCAGCAAGTACGACGCCATCATCACCCTGTGCGCCAGCTGCGCCTCCCACCTGAAGCATGTGTACCCCCACATCCTGGAAGGCAAGGCCGACGCCGCCCGCGTGCAGCTTTTCTCCGACAAGGTGACGGACTACAGCTCCTTCGTGCATGATGTCCTCGGCCTGACCGAGAAGGACTTCAACAACAGCGGTGAAAAGGTGACCTACCACGCTTCCTGCCACATCTGCCGTGGCCTGGGCGTGACCAAGGCCCCGCGCGACCTCATCGCCGACGCGGCCACCTATGTGCCGTGCGCCGAAGAAGACGTGTGCTGCGGCTTCGGTGGTACCTACTCCATGAAGTTCCCCGAGATCTCCGGTACGCTGCTGGCCAAGAAGCTGAAGCACATTGAAGAGACCGGCGCTTCCCGCGTGGTCATGGACTGCCCCGGCTGCGTCATGCAGCTGCGCGGCGGTGTGGAAAAGCAGGGCATGAAGGTCAAGGTCTCGCACATCGCGGAACTGGTGGCCGAAAACCTGAAAAAATAA
- a CDS encoding EVE domain-containing protein — protein sequence MNYWLFKSEPGCYSWQDLEAAPGQTTSWDGVRNYQARNFMKAMKKGDLGFFYHSGADPSIVGVVEVVREAYPDHTAQDPENNHFDPRATPEKPIWEMVDVRLHKALPALSRKELSAHAALAGMELMRRGSRLSVQPVSAEAFEYIMHLANEKK from the coding sequence ATGAACTACTGGTTGTTCAAGAGCGAGCCGGGCTGCTACTCCTGGCAGGATCTGGAGGCCGCGCCCGGGCAGACCACGTCCTGGGACGGCGTACGCAACTATCAGGCCCGCAACTTCATGAAGGCCATGAAAAAAGGCGACCTGGGCTTTTTCTATCACAGCGGTGCCGACCCCTCCATCGTGGGCGTGGTGGAAGTGGTGCGCGAGGCGTATCCCGACCATACGGCACAGGACCCTGAGAACAATCATTTCGACCCCCGGGCCACGCCGGAAAAGCCCATCTGGGAGATGGTGGACGTGCGCCTGCACAAGGCCCTGCCTGCCCTGAGCCGCAAGGAACTGTCCGCGCATGCGGCCCTGGCCGGTATGGAGCTCATGCGCCGGGGCAGCCGTCTCTCCGTTCAGCCGGTGAGCGCAGAAGCCTTTGAATATATTATGCATTTGGCGAATGAGAAAAAATAG
- a CDS encoding DedA family protein yields the protein MEFLTYLVDFILHIDTHLFELVEQYGMWIYAILFIIVFCETGLVVTPFLPGDSLLFASGVVAGAGLMGYGHVLLVLLAAGIMGDAVNYFIGRHVGPAIFQRDSRFIKKEHLLKAHHFYEKHGGKAIILARFVPIVRTFAPFVAGIALMCPHRFFLFNITGCVLWVGGLVSAGYFLGNLEWVRQNFSIIVYLIIIISVLPVAIEVLRAKLGKKPEQAEELKNPFEKKD from the coding sequence ATGGAATTTTTGACATATCTGGTGGACTTCATCCTGCATATCGACACCCATCTCTTCGAACTGGTGGAACAGTACGGGATGTGGATCTATGCCATCCTGTTCATCATCGTCTTTTGCGAGACCGGCCTCGTGGTCACGCCCTTCCTGCCGGGGGATTCCCTGCTCTTCGCCTCCGGCGTCGTGGCCGGTGCCGGGCTCATGGGCTACGGCCATGTGCTGCTGGTACTGCTGGCCGCCGGTATCATGGGCGACGCGGTGAACTACTTCATTGGCCGTCATGTGGGCCCGGCCATCTTCCAGCGGGATTCCCGCTTCATCAAGAAGGAGCACCTGCTCAAGGCGCATCACTTTTATGAGAAGCACGGCGGCAAGGCCATCATCCTGGCCCGCTTCGTGCCCATCGTGCGGACCTTCGCGCCCTTCGTGGCCGGTATCGCCCTCATGTGCCCGCACCGCTTTTTCCTGTTCAACATCACGGGCTGTGTGCTCTGGGTGGGCGGTCTGGTCTCGGCCGGCTATTTTCTGGGCAACCTGGAATGGGTACGCCAGAATTTCAGCATCATCGTCTACCTGATCATCATCATCTCCGTGCTGCCGGTGGCCATCGAAGTCCTGCGCGCCAAGCTGGGCAAGAAGCCGGAGCAGGCGGAAGAGTTGAAGAACCCCTTCGAAAAGAAGGATTAA
- a CDS encoding (Fe-S)-binding protein, translating into MSDLKKLAKRLMTLDDRIIACMKCGMCQAVCPMFGATMMEADVARGKLALVDNLAHEMIADPEAVADKLGRCLLCGSCEANCPSGVKIMDIFMEAREIVNTYLGLHPVKKMVFRALLPYPGLFNFAMRVGAPMQRVIFRSNKDTQNTACAPMLNFMLGDRHIRSLALKPLHAIYGNLDEPRVMGGLKVAFFPGCMGDKLYVDVSEACIKVLHHHNVAIYMPSSFACCGIPALSSGDAEGMVKQMAKSLAAFGESSFDYVLTACSSCTSTIKELWPRYAARLGSVEQHQAEALAAITMDINEFLVKVLKVEAVESLPGAKTVTYHDSCHLKKALGLSEEPRTIIKTNPNYKLVEMKEADRCCGCGGSFNLFHYDLSRVIGQRKRDNVVATGAHVVAAGCPACMMQLEDVLSHNNDPVQVKHTIQIYAETLK; encoded by the coding sequence ATGAGCGACCTGAAGAAACTGGCAAAGCGTCTGATGACGCTTGACGACCGCATCATCGCCTGCATGAAGTGCGGCATGTGCCAGGCTGTCTGCCCCATGTTCGGCGCCACCATGATGGAAGCCGACGTGGCCCGCGGCAAGCTGGCCCTGGTGGACAATCTGGCCCACGAAATGATCGCCGATCCCGAGGCCGTGGCCGACAAGCTGGGCCGCTGCCTGCTGTGCGGCTCCTGTGAGGCCAACTGCCCCTCCGGTGTGAAGATCATGGACATCTTCATGGAGGCTCGCGAGATCGTGAACACCTATCTTGGCCTGCACCCGGTCAAAAAGATGGTGTTCCGTGCCCTGCTGCCGTACCCCGGCCTGTTCAACTTTGCCATGCGGGTGGGCGCGCCCATGCAGCGCGTCATCTTCCGCAGCAACAAGGACACCCAGAACACGGCCTGTGCTCCCATGCTCAACTTCATGCTGGGCGACCGCCACATCCGTTCCCTGGCCCTCAAGCCCCTGCACGCCATCTACGGCAACCTGGACGAGCCCCGCGTCATGGGCGGTCTGAAGGTGGCCTTCTTCCCCGGCTGCATGGGCGACAAGCTGTACGTGGATGTGTCCGAAGCCTGCATCAAGGTGCTGCACCACCATAACGTGGCCATCTACATGCCCAGCAGCTTCGCCTGTTGCGGTATCCCGGCCCTGTCCTCCGGCGACGCCGAAGGCATGGTGAAGCAGATGGCCAAGAGCCTGGCCGCCTTTGGCGAAAGCAGCTTCGACTACGTGCTGACCGCCTGTTCCTCCTGTACCTCCACCATCAAGGAACTGTGGCCCCGCTACGCCGCCCGCCTGGGCAGCGTGGAACAGCATCAGGCCGAGGCCCTGGCCGCCATCACCATGGACATCAACGAATTCCTGGTGAAGGTGCTCAAGGTCGAAGCCGTGGAAAGCCTGCCCGGCGCCAAGACCGTGACCTATCACGACTCCTGCCACCTCAAGAAGGCCCTGGGCCTCTCCGAGGAACCGCGCACCATCATCAAGACCAACCCCAACTACAAGCTGGTGGAGATGAAAGAAGCCGACCGTTGCTGCGGTTGCGGCGGTTCCTTCAACCTCTTCCACTACGACCTGTCGCGTGTCATCGGCCAGCGCAAGCGTGACAACGTGGTGGCCACGGGCGCCCATGTGGTGGCCGCCGGCTGCCCCGCCTGCATGATGCAGCTGGAAGACGTGCTCTCGCACAACAATGACCCCGTGCAGGTCAAGCATACTATCCAGATCTATGCCGAGACCCTCAAATAG
- a CDS encoding FAD-binding oxidoreductase: protein MASQALIKEFEDLLGKENVFSSEADRQSYSYDSAVLPPVVPAFALRPTTTEQLGICVKKLYDYGIPMTVRGAGTNLSGGTIPDSKESVVILTNGLNRILEINSDDLYAVVEPGVVTATFAAEVAKKNLFYPPDPGSQAVSTLAGNIAENAGGLRGLKYGVTKDYLMGLEFFDATGELVKSGSRTVKCVTGYNLAGMMLQSEGTLGIISQAVLKLVPPPQASKALMAVFDDMQKAAEAVAGIIAAHVVPCTLEFLDNNTIVRVDDYTKAGLPRDAAAILLIEVDGHPAQVADEAVVVERVLQQTGAVAVHVAKDAAEKFKLWEARRQALPVLARCKPTTVLEDATVPRSQIPAMMKAVNDIAKKYNVEVGTFGHAGDGNLHPTFLCDKRDKEEFARVEAAVDEMFDVAISLHGTLSGEHGIGTAKSKWMEKETSRGTILFSQRLRRALDPKGLLNPTKLVGI, encoded by the coding sequence ATGGCAAGCCAGGCGCTTATCAAAGAATTTGAAGATCTCCTCGGCAAGGAAAACGTGTTCAGCTCCGAAGCTGACCGCCAGAGTTATTCCTATGATTCCGCGGTGCTGCCCCCCGTGGTGCCCGCCTTTGCGCTGCGTCCCACCACCACTGAGCAGCTCGGCATCTGTGTGAAAAAACTCTATGACTACGGCATTCCCATGACCGTGCGCGGTGCCGGTACCAACCTGTCCGGCGGCACCATCCCGGACAGCAAGGAAAGCGTGGTCATCCTGACCAACGGCCTGAACCGCATCCTTGAGATCAACTCCGACGACCTGTACGCCGTGGTGGAACCCGGCGTGGTCACGGCCACTTTCGCTGCCGAGGTTGCCAAGAAGAACCTGTTCTATCCCCCGGATCCGGGTTCCCAGGCCGTGTCCACCCTGGCCGGCAACATCGCCGAAAACGCCGGTGGTCTGCGTGGCCTGAAGTACGGCGTCACCAAGGACTACCTGATGGGCCTGGAATTCTTTGACGCCACCGGCGAGCTGGTCAAGAGCGGTTCCCGCACCGTCAAATGCGTCACCGGTTACAACCTGGCCGGCATGATGCTGCAGTCCGAAGGCACCCTGGGCATCATCTCCCAGGCCGTGCTCAAGCTGGTGCCCCCGCCGCAGGCCTCCAAGGCCCTGATGGCCGTGTTCGATGACATGCAGAAGGCCGCCGAAGCCGTGGCCGGCATCATCGCCGCCCACGTGGTGCCCTGTACGCTGGAATTCCTCGACAACAACACCATCGTGCGCGTGGACGACTACACCAAGGCCGGCCTGCCCCGCGACGCCGCGGCCATCCTGCTCATCGAAGTGGACGGCCATCCCGCCCAGGTGGCTGACGAAGCCGTGGTCGTGGAACGCGTGCTGCAGCAGACCGGTGCCGTGGCCGTGCATGTGGCCAAGGACGCCGCCGAAAAGTTCAAGCTGTGGGAAGCCCGCCGCCAGGCCCTGCCCGTGCTGGCCCGCTGCAAGCCCACCACCGTGCTCGAAGACGCCACCGTGCCGCGCTCCCAGATCCCTGCCATGATGAAGGCCGTCAACGACATCGCCAAGAAGTACAATGTCGAAGTGGGCACCTTCGGTCATGCCGGTGACGGCAACCTGCATCCCACCTTCCTGTGCGACAAGCGCGACAAGGAAGAATTCGCCCGCGTGGAAGCCGCCGTCGACGAAATGTTCGATGTGGCCATCAGCCTGCACGGTACCCTGTCCGGTGAACACGGCATCGGCACCGCCAAGTCCAAGTGGATGGAAAAGGAAACCTCCCGCGGCACCATCCTCTTCTCGCAGCGCCTGCGCCGCGCTCTGGATCCCAAGGGTCTGCTCAATCCCACCAAGCTGGTGGGCATTTAG
- a CDS encoding alpha/beta hydrolase family protein: MPVRSAVIMVLLCLFITVPALADNGYNPGFRTLGFWQQESGIRVDVNVWYPSVRAPRSLSYAPWTIRGARNGKPVPGRFPLILLSHPSSGTRFSFHDTAAALAARGFVVAAPTHPRDCMENMDHLFLWEQLKDRALELSATMDLLLADKDIGPSIDPKRIGVLGYGSGATAALLLGGALPDCSGWMDYCRKAPQDDAYCYDQPRARMDSMCGHFPLDPRSLTDPRVKAIAAVGPTFGMLFSHQGLAGLQPHLLLVGLEHDDLSISSLHAEALYERMDRKPAHLFLDKADMSLLMAPCPPSLANELPEMCHDELDPLRQQLFSTLTRRLASFFLEWLGTQEGPESFFSLGTGE, from the coding sequence ATGCCTGTCCGTTCCGCCGTCATCATGGTCCTGCTCTGCCTTTTCATCACCGTCCCGGCCCTGGCCGATAACGGCTACAATCCCGGTTTCCGCACTCTGGGCTTCTGGCAGCAGGAAAGCGGCATCCGCGTGGACGTCAACGTCTGGTATCCGTCCGTGCGCGCACCGCGCTCCCTGTCCTACGCGCCCTGGACCATCCGCGGCGCCCGCAACGGCAAGCCCGTACCCGGCCGCTTTCCTCTGATCCTGCTCTCCCATCCCTCGTCGGGGACGCGCTTTTCCTTCCACGATACGGCGGCAGCCCTGGCGGCGCGCGGCTTCGTGGTGGCCGCGCCCACCCATCCCCGCGACTGCATGGAGAACATGGACCATCTTTTCCTCTGGGAACAGCTCAAGGACAGGGCTCTGGAACTGTCGGCCACCATGGACCTGCTGCTGGCCGACAAAGACATCGGCCCCAGCATCGACCCCAAGCGCATCGGCGTCCTGGGCTACGGCAGCGGCGCTACGGCCGCCCTGCTGCTGGGCGGCGCCCTGCCCGACTGCTCCGGCTGGATGGACTACTGTCGCAAGGCCCCCCAGGACGATGCCTACTGCTATGATCAGCCCCGGGCCCGCATGGACAGCATGTGCGGCCATTTCCCGCTGGATCCGCGCAGCCTGACCGATCCCCGCGTCAAGGCCATCGCCGCCGTGGGCCCCACCTTCGGCATGCTGTTCAGCCATCAGGGGCTGGCCGGCCTGCAGCCGCACCTGCTGCTGGTGGGCCTTGAGCATGACGACCTGAGCATCTCCTCGCTGCATGCCGAGGCCCTGTATGAACGCATGGACAGGAAGCCCGCCCATCTGTTCCTGGACAAAGCGGACATGTCGCTGCTCATGGCCCCCTGTCCGCCCAGCCTGGCCAATGAGCTGCCCGAGATGTGCCATGACGAGCTGGATCCCCTGCGCCAGCAGCTGTTCAGCACGCTGACCCGCAGACTGGCCTCATTCTTCCTGGAATGGCTCGGTACCCAGGAAGGCCCGGAGAGCTTCTTCTCCCTCGGTACCGGCGAGTAG
- a CDS encoding L-lactate permease: MSTALLAFLAFIPILIALILMAGLRWPSTRAMPIAWLAGAVLAFAFWGQEPMRLVALSIQGTITAVGVLIIVFGALLIYYTMQYSGAMETIQAGMRRISPDKRLQTIIIGFMFAAFIEGAAGFGTPAALAAPLLLGLGFPPLCAAVVCLAFNSVPVTFGAVGTPILQGFKSIETVAMQAMNFSDPAMAYKTIGEYVTLMHLPMGIILPIFMLGFMTRFFGKNKSWMEGFRAWKYCLMASVCFLVPYLILAWLVGPELPSMVGGLLGLGALVWLTQKGFCVPTDGVWDFDQKDAWDAEWTGSIEASSATEYKEHMSQTMAWLPYVLCGLLLVLTRVPAFHLKPIITDPMFSVGLTNILGYQDVTSKIALLNLPGTIPFILVSIITIGLHKMNGEKIRQAWGTALEKMVAPTIALVAAVALVSILRGSGVNTAGPAGAALPSMPMAMAIFASDVAGAAWPMLAAFVGGLGAFITGSCTVSDMLFGNFQWDMGGLLNYPALGKYIIVAAQGVGGAAGNMICIHNIVAVCAVLGMIGKEGIILRRTIWPFLLYCLVAGTVCFVLIGRVL; encoded by the coding sequence ATGTCTACTGCCCTTTTGGCATTTCTTGCCTTCATCCCGATCCTGATTGCCCTGATTCTCATGGCCGGCTTGCGCTGGCCCTCCACCCGCGCCATGCCCATCGCCTGGCTTGCCGGTGCGGTGCTGGCCTTTGCCTTCTGGGGACAGGAACCCATGCGCTTGGTGGCCCTTTCCATCCAAGGTACCATCACGGCTGTGGGCGTGCTGATCATCGTGTTCGGCGCGCTGCTGATCTACTACACCATGCAGTACAGCGGCGCCATGGAGACCATCCAGGCTGGCATGAGGAGAATCAGTCCCGACAAACGTCTGCAGACCATCATCATCGGCTTCATGTTCGCCGCCTTCATCGAAGGCGCCGCCGGTTTTGGTACGCCTGCCGCCTTGGCTGCGCCCCTGCTGCTGGGCCTGGGCTTTCCGCCCCTGTGCGCAGCCGTTGTCTGCCTGGCCTTCAACAGTGTTCCCGTGACCTTCGGCGCTGTGGGCACCCCCATCCTGCAGGGCTTCAAATCCATTGAAACCGTTGCCATGCAGGCCATGAACTTCTCTGATCCTGCCATGGCTTACAAGACCATTGGTGAATACGTCACCCTCATGCATCTGCCCATGGGCATCATCCTGCCCATCTTCATGCTGGGCTTCATGACCCGCTTTTTCGGCAAGAACAAATCCTGGATGGAAGGTTTCCGCGCGTGGAAGTACTGCCTTATGGCGTCCGTCTGCTTCCTGGTGCCGTATCTGATCCTGGCTTGGCTGGTGGGCCCCGAACTGCCTTCCATGGTCGGCGGCCTGCTGGGTCTCGGCGCCCTGGTCTGGCTGACGCAGAAGGGCTTCTGCGTGCCTACAGACGGTGTGTGGGACTTCGACCAAAAGGATGCTTGGGATGCTGAATGGACCGGCTCCATCGAAGCCAGTTCCGCCACTGAATACAAGGAACACATGAGCCAGACCATGGCCTGGCTGCCCTATGTGTTGTGCGGCCTGCTGCTGGTGCTGACCCGCGTGCCCGCCTTCCACCTGAAGCCCATCATCACCGACCCCATGTTCAGTGTGGGGCTGACCAATATCCTGGGTTACCAAGACGTGACCTCCAAGATCGCCCTGCTCAACCTGCCCGGCACCATCCCCTTCATCCTGGTGTCCATCATCACCATCGGTCTGCACAAGATGAATGGTGAAAAGATCCGCCAGGCCTGGGGCACTGCCCTGGAAAAGATGGTGGCTCCCACCATCGCCCTGGTGGCTGCCGTGGCCCTGGTGTCCATCCTGCGCGGTTCCGGCGTCAATACGGCCGGTCCTGCTGGCGCGGCCTTGCCCTCGATGCCCATGGCCATGGCCATATTCGCCTCTGACGTGGCCGGCGCCGCCTGGCCCATGCTGGCAGCTTTCGTGGGCGGTCTGGGCGCCTTCATCACCGGCTCCTGCACCGTGTCCGACATGCTGTTCGGTAACTTCCAGTGGGATATGGGCGGTCTGCTGAACTATCCCGCTCTCGGCAAGTACATCATCGTGGCTGCCCAGGGCGTGGGTGGCGCTGCCGGCAACATGATCTGCATCCACAACATTGTGGCCGTGTGCGCCGTGCTGGGCATGATCGGCAAGGAAGGCATCATCCTGCGCCGGACCATCTGGCCCTTCCTGCTGTACTGCCTGGTGGCCGGTACGGTCTGCTTCGTCCTGATTGGTCGCGTCCTGTAA
- the gcvPB gene encoding aminomethyl-transferring glycine dehydrogenase subunit GcvPB — translation MKTIFAESVEGRRAPGLALPVDDDAPRAAQMLPEALLRKSAPRLPQCSELDVVRHFTNLSKLNYSVDANFYPLGSCTMKYNPKFTEYVAALPGFARMHPLLAQLSGELAQGALQCLYDAERWLCEVTGMKAFTFQPMAGANGEYTGVKLIAAYHKAKGRNRTKMLIPDSAHGTNPASAVLAGFEIVNVPSRDGMVDPAALEEAMAKYPDQVAGLMMTNPNTLGLLELHLPRIVEVLRREDALLYYDGANMNAILGKMRVGDVGFDVVHLNVHKTLGTPHGGGGPGCGPVGVGERLLPFLPAPRVRKAEDGSYALDYDLPQSIGHIGPFYGSFAVVLKALAYMMRLGAEGLTRAAEFASLNANYLRKKLEGVLDVPFDRICAHEFVASAPEGLRALDIAKALLDRGFHAPTVYFPLIVHECLMAEPTETESKQTLDAYIEALREIVALGKSDPQQLLDAPVKMPVRRLDETAAARHMILTEDME, via the coding sequence GTGAAAACCATCTTTGCCGAATCCGTAGAAGGCCGCCGCGCTCCCGGTCTGGCCCTGCCTGTGGACGACGACGCGCCCCGCGCCGCGCAGATGCTGCCCGAAGCCCTGCTGCGCAAGAGTGCGCCGCGCCTGCCCCAATGCTCCGAACTGGACGTGGTGCGCCACTTCACCAATCTGTCCAAGCTCAACTACAGCGTGGATGCCAATTTTTATCCCCTTGGCTCCTGCACCATGAAGTACAACCCCAAGTTCACGGAATACGTGGCCGCCTTGCCGGGCTTTGCCCGCATGCATCCCCTGCTGGCCCAGCTTTCCGGCGAACTGGCCCAGGGCGCCCTGCAATGCCTGTATGACGCCGAACGGTGGCTGTGCGAGGTCACGGGCATGAAGGCCTTCACCTTCCAGCCCATGGCCGGGGCCAACGGCGAATATACCGGCGTCAAGCTCATTGCCGCCTACCACAAGGCCAAGGGCCGCAACCGCACCAAGATGCTCATCCCCGACTCGGCCCACGGCACCAACCCCGCCTCGGCCGTGCTGGCGGGCTTCGAGATCGTCAACGTGCCTTCGCGTGACGGCATGGTGGACCCCGCCGCCCTTGAAGAAGCCATGGCCAAGTATCCCGACCAGGTGGCCGGTCTGATGATGACCAACCCCAACACCCTGGGCCTGCTGGAGCTGCATCTGCCGCGCATCGTGGAAGTGCTGCGCCGCGAAGATGCCCTGCTGTACTACGACGGCGCCAACATGAACGCCATCCTGGGCAAGATGCGTGTGGGCGACGTGGGCTTCGACGTGGTGCACCTCAACGTCCACAAGACCCTGGGAACGCCCCATGGCGGCGGTGGCCCCGGCTGCGGTCCCGTGGGTGTGGGCGAGCGCCTGCTGCCCTTCCTGCCCGCGCCGCGTGTGCGCAAGGCCGAAGACGGCAGCTATGCCCTGGACTACGATCTGCCGCAGAGCATCGGCCACATCGGTCCCTTCTACGGCAGCTTCGCCGTGGTGCTGAAGGCCCTGGCCTACATGATGCGTCTGGGCGCCGAGGGCCTGACCCGCGCGGCCGAGTTCGCCAGCCTCAATGCCAACTATCTGCGCAAGAAGCTGGAGGGCGTGCTCGATGTGCCCTTCGACCGTATTTGCGCCCACGAGTTCGTGGCCTCCGCTCCCGAAGGCCTGCGCGCCCTGGACATCGCCAAGGCCCTGCTGGACCGCGGTTTCCATGCGCCCACGGTCTACTTCCCGCTCATCGTCCATGAATGCCTCATGGCCGAGCCCACGGAGACCGAGAGCAAGCAGACCCTGGATGCCTACATCGAGGCCCTGCGCGAGATCGTGGCCCTGGGCAAGTCCGATCCCCAGCAGCTGCTGGATGCTCCGGTGAAGATGCCCGTCCGCCGTCTGGACGAGACCGCGGCCGCGCGCCACATGATCCTTACGGAAGATATGGAATAA